From the genome of Capsicum annuum cultivar UCD-10X-F1 chromosome 4, UCD10Xv1.1, whole genome shotgun sequence:
gtgtttgattaaatgactGAAAGAGTATTCAATTAAAAAAGACTGCAGCAGCAGAGTAGGGAtgttactttctttctttttctcaataAACAAAGACCATTAGCAATGGATTGTggaaaaatttcatctttttgctGTAAAAAGACCTGTAAGATGAGTACAGTGGCCTAGTGAAGGGGTCGAGAATTCGAAGTTTTATGTTCAAGTTCCAATAAAGACGAAAAAACACCAGGTGATTCTTCCCATTTGTCCGAACCTTGGTGGATATAGTTAACTTATATCTTTGTAGGTGTCAAAGTATTCCGAATTTAGTCGAGGTATGTGAAAGCTAACCCGAAGACATGATTTCCATggacagatcgattatcaatcCGAATATATGGACAGATAGATTATTGATCCGACAGATATACACAAATCGATTATCAATGTTAGGTCGCAAAGGTAACactgcttttatatatatatatatatatatatatatatatatatatattgttcatAGGTTTTTCCTGGAAATTCAAAGAAATATGGCGGGGAGGTGACACTaccttattatatattttatttggtttcCATTGGGATTTGTAGTTATCGGTTATAATCACCGGCCATCATGTGAATCATaggtttttttatttgttgttagCTTCTTTACTTAATTTATGTTTCAAGTTCCTCTGATATATATTTACTAATGTGTAAATATAGAGCTAGAACCCGTTCAATTGTACCCTGGAGGGCTTTACAACTACCGGAAAATTAAAGCTGCCACAAATAATTTTCATGTTGCGAACCGGATTGGCGAGGGAGGTTTTGGGACTGTCTATAAGGTTAGCTAGAATCTTAACTCATTATAGGTTACGATGTTTTTCGATATATCTTTTACAGATATCTTCagttaaataaattttgttcatTTTCTATCTTCgtattcttcattttcttttggagAAGATACTCTCTCATGAAAATAGTTGCAGTATTAGTATTGTGTTGTCGGGACGCCGCTCCCTTCTGTGCACAACCttttttcttttgcttgctgGGTGACCTCCGACCTAGATATATACTCCccccatttcaatttgttttttcTGGTATTGATTTGGCACGAAcgttaagaaaatagaaaagactTTTGACACGTGTGGTCTTGAACCAATGATATATCGAATGTACCGAAATGCCCTTCATTCTCGTGAGTcttcaaacaaattgaaacagagggagtacttattttggttttcaaatagaCAATTTCATCATCTGAAACACTTAACCAATGTTCAGGGCACTCTTTCGAATGGGACTGCCATCACAGTTAAAAAGCTTTCGGCGACAAAAGAAGGAATGTGGGAGTTTGCGGAAAAGAGTCGTGCAATTGCTGGCATAAAACATCCAAATCTTTTAACACTAATGGGATGCTGTGCAGGAAAGAACCAACTTCTGCTTATCTATGAGTTCATTGGAACTACGTCTCTTGAAGATGCCTTATTTGGTAACATCTTCCATTTATGAATGATTTCTTCGTTAAGCCTCCACACTTGTAGTAAAGAACTTACAGCTTTGATTACGTACAGGTTCAGACGATGAACTTAGAGCAAGACTCGATTGGCCAACAAGATATAGAATATGTCTTGGTCTAGCAGAAGGTTTAGCTTTTCTTCACGAGGGCTCCAAACAGGAAACTATACACGGGGACATTAAACCAGCAAACATTATTCTTGATGATGATCTGAATCCGAAGATACATGGTTTCGGATTTGCGAAGCTCTATCACAAGCAAAAATCAGAAGGATCAATGTAAGGAAATGCCCCAGCAGATTATGTTCCAGAGACATATTAGTAAAAGAATGCATCTTGTCTGTTCTTCACAACTCTTTTATCCAAACTTTCCACgagacatgtttaagaccacaagatataaaagtcttcattattttttaaactccaTGTCAAGTCAGAACCAGACAGACaaattgaaacagagggagtaaaaCTGATTTTGCTTTCAAATTGTTAGAACTTTGTATACATTGGCTATCACAGTTGCACTTCTCACTATTGGAAGCCTTTAGCAGGTTATACACAGCGCCAGAAGTTACATTTCGCCCCTTAGAAGCTAGAACGGATGTGTATAGCTTTGGAGTTGTCATGCTTATACTTTTCAGTGGAAGGAAAATCAAGACCCCGAGGGCAGGTGGTGAAACTATATACCTCGTGGATGAGGTGAGTAAAACTCAACTACCTGCAACAGTTATGTACATCAATTGAGGAAACTAGACAAAGTTATTGGTTAATCTTATCGACTACTGTAGGCCGAAAAAATGGATCGGAGGGGAACTCTAATGGAACTAGTCGATCCTAAGCTGAGTTATGACTGGGAAGAAGCGGAGATGATTCTACGATTAGTAATGCATTGCATAGATTCACCGCCATACAGACCAACCATGTCTGCAATcgtgaagaaattaaagaagggACACTCAATCCAGACCATTTTGACCAATGCGGGTGAGTTCTCCATGTACCATACTGTAGTATTggattatcatattttcatttaacAATGTGCTTGATCTAGCacggagccttggagtaactggtaaagttgctgtcatgtgaccaggagggcatgggttcaagccttggaaacagcctcttgcagaaatgcaaggtaaggttgcgtacgatatacccttgtggtggggcccttccccggacaccgcgaatagcggtagctttaatgcactgggctgccctttaAGTAGTATTTTTGTCCTTAATCTTGTATTTGTGTTATGAGATTCACTGAATAtgtacaaattttaaatttagagtCCAGTTACTAGCTCTTGAAGTCGTTACTGCAAAATTTAAATCTCGAATCTGCCTGCTTGCTAGTTATGTAAAGTGGTTGTGCGACCTTATGGAATTGGAAAAATGATGAGGATAATATTTTGGTGATCTTTGGTAAATTAAaagtttttaatatgtttttttgGCCTTtggtggaaaatattttctttgatgGAAACATCTGAATTTCAAGGTATTAAGCTCCTGTTTGGCCATAGTTTTTGGgagtacattttttttttaaaaaaaaaaataataatttgaaaatgtTGTTCGTGAATTTAAATTTGGtccattttcaagtttcaaaaacTTGCTCAGATCAATTTTGGGGTGAAATTTCACCTCCGCTTggaaaaattattttccaacacaacgtcaaaaactcttttttttttcaagtttcaattttttccATCTGCTGGCTAAATATGTTTGGCATGAAAAAGATAGTTAGTGAGGAACTAATGAGattttttactaaattaaaaatgTCAAATACTCAATGTTGGACCCCCATATTTTGTTGTCTACGCTCCAGTTGGTAAGCTTGGGCGTAGGCTGGAGGGATGTTATGTTTCCCAACATTGGTTGTGGTTCCGTGGACTTGTGGAATGCGGCATCGGTCTCCTCAAATGAGGTTAGCTATTGAGTTAAGTCGGTATGATTTTAGCTAGATTTTTTTCGGGTTAAGCCCAAGATACATTTCTTATAGTTATCGGATTAAATTACCATCATTTGAATCATACGTCTTGTAACTTGTAGTAAGCTTCTTTACTGTCTCTCTTTTCCACTCTGTTGATGTTTCTTTTCTAATGTGTTGATATGGAGCTAGAACTTGTTGAATTGTACCCTGGAGGACTTTACTACTACCGGGAAATTAAAGCTTCCACAAAGAATTTTGATATCGAGAACCGGCTTGGCGAGGGAGGTTTTGGGACAATTTATAAGGTAGGTTAGAATTTTAACTAATTATAGGTTATGAATTTTGTGTTCTTTGTGATTTATCTTTTACAGTTTTCGTCAGTTAAAAGAATTTTGTTTTATCACTCAAGGGCATTTTTCCGCCTTCATATCTTCATTTTCTTTCGGAAAAGATATTATCTCATGACAAAAGTTGCAGTACTAGTATTGTGTTTTCTCCCTTTGCTAGCTGGATGACCTCTAACCTAGATATATACTCAcgccgtttcaatttgtttgtttggttttgacttgatatggagtttaagaaaataaagaagatttttgtaATTGTGGTTTTACACTAAAGATATattgaatataccaaaatgtccttcaatctgGTGGTCTTAAACACGCCATGTGGAAAGTTAGAATCAAAGAGTTCTTTTTTTAAGTGGACtaagaaaaggaaaattaaactaacaaattgaaacggagggagtaattcgTTTGTTTTTCTGATTCATAAGTTCATCATCTGAAACACTTAACCAACATCCAGGGCACTCTTTTGAATGGGCTTGTCGTCGCAGTTAAAAAACTTTCGGCACCAAAAGAAGGAATGCACGAATTTGCAGAAAAAAGGCGTGCAATTGCTGGCATAAAACGTCCAAATCTTGTAACTCTAATGGGATGCTGTGCAGGAAAGAACCAACTTCTGCTTATCTATGAGTTCATTGGAACTACGTCTCTTGAAGATGCATTATTTGGTAACGTCTTCCGTTTATGAAAAATCTCTTTGTTAAGCCTCCGTAGTTGTACAAATAAAACTTGAGCTTTGTTTACTTACAGGTTCAGACGAAGAACTTAGAAAAAGACTAGATTGGCAAACGAGATGTAAAATATGTCTTGGTCTAGCAGAAGGTTTATCTTTTCTTCACAAGGTGTCCAAACAGGAAATTATACATGGAGATATTAACCCAGAAAACATTTTTCTTGACAACGATTTAAATCCAAGGATATACGATTTTGGATTCGCAAAGCTTTATCACAAGCAAAAGTCAGAAGGAACAATGTAAGTAAACACCCAAACAAATTATGTTTTAGAGACAAATTAGTACTCCCGGCCCgctgtttcaatttgtttgtcttacttttctttttagtccgtttcaaaagaATGTCTCTCGTTTTTTGACAACTCTTTAAATCTAACTTTCCgcatggcatgtttaagaccacaagcccagacaaacaaattaaacgGTGGGAGTAATACCTTATACATTGGCTTCCACAATTGCATTTCTCACTAATGGAAGATTTTTGCAGGTCATACACAGCGCCAGAAGTTAATGATCGCCCCTTAGAAGCTAGCGCAGATGTGTATAGCTTTGGAGTTGTCATGCTTGTACTTTTCAGCGGAAGGAAAATAAAGACCCTGAGGGTAGGTGCTCAAACTGGATACCTCGTGGATGAGGTGAGTAAAACTCAACTAGCTGCAATAGTTGTGTACATTAATTTAGGAAACTTGACAAAGTCATTGGTTAATTTTATCAACTACTATAGGCACAAATAAAGAATGAGAATGGAACTTTAATGGAACTCGTCGATCAAAATCTGAATTATAACTGGGATGACGCAGAGGTGATTCTAACATTAGCAATGAAATGCTTAAAGTCACCGCCATCTTCCAGGGACACCATGGCTACGATCGTGGAGAAATTAAAGAAACTACGCTGCACTTTGAACAAGCCAGAGGGTGATTAATTTCTCCATGTAGCAGACTCAAATGTGGGAAACGATTTGCTCCTATTGGCTGCTTGTGACCAACTTCGCCATCTCGGTGAACAAGGTTACAAAATCATGTCTTAGCTGAGAGAGAAGTAAAGAAGTATCGTATTTGCTTTAACAGTGTGCTTGACCAGGGGCGGAGCTAGGAGGTGACTTACTGGTTTGGATGAACCAAGTCGTATGTTTGTCCTAAATCTTGTATATTTGTTCGATAAGATTCACCGAATATGTACATATTTTCAATTTAGAATCCAGTTATTGTAAATTCAGAAGTCGTAAATTTCAAATCCTAGATACGCCTCTGTGTTTGACCAGTGTGCTAGGATTTGATATTTAAGGGGCTTGACAGGTTTATGTAAAATTCATGGGTGTGTTGCCTTATTGAGTTAGaatcttcttgctcaattttatGAGTTCAATCATTAAGGTTTGGTATTTCTAAAGTTATAAGTTCATATCTTGTAATTTTAATAAACCTTTGCACATAAATTTATGCTTCGTGGACCGCAATCAAAAATACCGGGTTCAGATGAACCTGGTACTATGTTTTTGCTTTGATGGACAAGGTTACCTAGTATCAGTGTTGCGGGTTGGAGGTGGAAGTTATCCACTGAAATTAGTTGAGGTTCGAGCAAGATGGTTCAGACATCACaattatcaacaacaataacatatccagTATAGTTTcgaggtctggagagggtagatgTATGCAGACATTACCTCTACCTCATATGTCAGAGGGCCATTTctgatacaatgctaagtgtgtatcaagagattccaaccaacacaagaacaaaaagatgaacaacaaagtgctagtgaatcgaaaatggtcacacacagcttcactaggcttgcaacacttgtttgaactagaaaagtgagtttaacaacaataacaacaaagacaatattgctagtgaatcaaaagagccccatacggcttcactagacttttatattcaacaacacaatgttaacaagatttacaaagaaagagatagaaacttgacacacaatattcattaatctaagaaccctaacacgAGAAACAACCCCAAGACtgataaatatcaataccaagttcttacttggaccaagaggaactcaaagaacctagtttctagccaacatataacactagtatcactctactagtgagaatttggttttggcctctccaaatgagaaagagaagtcaaaaaaattacaagtcttttgtttcttgaataataggaatcaactaaagcaagactagccctattacatggcttataaaGTCACTTAGAAAAGGAAGgacaaagaccaaaatacctttggCATTTAAGttggtgggtttggggtgtcttggtgggcctcttcacattttattaaatatagggccttagatgggctcacaagggcctcgaggccaaggatgtgaacaaggcttggagtcattgcaactcatgtgcttggcttcgtgtgaaaggtctcgagctaggaattcccgtatcatcctcttcATTTTGAAGGGAGTTTGTCCTCAAATTTGGATCATTGTCATCCTCTACTGTTTCGACCCGAGAGAGATCACACACGTtaaaagtgttgtgcacttgatattccgggggtagatcaatcttgtaggcattgtctttgatcctttctaatacttggaacgGTCCATCACCccgtggcatcaacttagcattcctttgagaTGGGAATCTATCCTTCCTTGGGTGCACCCACACCCTatctcccggttcaagaatgagctttcttcttcctttgtttgCTCGCCTcgcaacttcttggtttttcttctccaaccgcaacctcaccttctcatgtagctttttcATGGCCTCGACTcgtttgcttccatctaagcttatcacaagatcacttggcaaaggggttaaatccaaagggaTGAGGGGGTTGATGccatatacacactcaaagggtgttATCCCCGTGCTCGAGTGTATAACcagattataagcaaactcaatcaacggtaattgctcctcccaagaagtcatttttcctttaaccatggaccgtagcatagatcctaaggtcctatttactacttccattTGGCCATCGGTTTTTGGGTGACACGAAGtcgaaaacaacaacttagtaccgagtctaccccacatggacttccaaaagtggcttaagaatttagaatccctatcactcactatggtcttcggaacaccatgaagttttataatattatcaacaaacaaagaggctacactaggtgcatcatcacatttagaacaaggaataaaatgagccatcttggaaaaccaatccaccacgacaaaaatactatcccgccCCCTTCTAGTTCTCAGCAATCCCAATATgaagtccat
Proteins encoded in this window:
- the LOC124897590 gene encoding probable LRR receptor-like serine/threonine-protein kinase At1g53420, which gives rise to MLGRKELEPVQLYPGGLYNYRKIKAATNNFHVANRIGEGGFGTVYKGTLSNGTAITVKKLSATKEGMWEFAEKSRAIAGIKHPNLLTLMGCCAGKNQLLLIYEFIGTTSLEDALFGSDDELRARLDWPTRYRICLGLAEGLAFLHEGSKQETIHGDIKPANIILDDDLNPKIHGFGFAKLYHKQKSEGSIRLYTAPEVTFRPLEARTDVYSFGVVMLILFSGRKIKTPRAGGETIYLVDEAEKMDRRGTLMELVDPKLSYDWEEAEMILRLVMHCIDSPPYRPTMSAIVKKLKKGHSIQTILTNAELVELYPGGLYYYREIKASTKNFDIENRLGEGGFGTIYKLKNFRHQKKECTNLQKKGVQLLA